In Chitinibacter sp. SCUT-21, a single genomic region encodes these proteins:
- the sulP gene encoding sulfate permease yields the protein MHLQPPLWIQQYRRAYFAGDFIASIIVALLLIPQGLAYAQLAGLPPMAGLFASIAPLLIYGFFGSSMTQSVGPMAITSAMTATALTPLAAPGSAQYLILAATLSLLSGLLLSIFGLLKLGQITRFLSLPVVQGFSAGTALLIALGQVGGLVGTVWRGDTLPALMQQLPNALNHLQVSSLAFGLSSLLLMWLSGAPSASLLRYLGINSQHADLASKVLPLLTMLLIGLALASHGGHAEIKTLGNLNSLDFKLQSFSFAPGTLQSLFMPALLIGLAGFLQSITVAQSIANSRQQHIDANRELLALGNCNIAAAAVGGMPVSGGFSRTVVNTNAGAQTPLAGMLSAIWIIVAICLLLPLLSYLPTALLAATIILATSKMISLAQLKLAWQFDRRDGIAWIMTFAGVLLTGPMTGIAVGVGIAILLYLLRSQQPHIAVVGRVPQSEHYRNVLRHQVETTPSITAIRIDENLFFANISTILGKIDAELAQRAETSDLVLILSAVNNIDFSAVNALKSWLAQLNNKGIALHLAEVKGPVLDTLKHGDFLQQLQNPPFISTHAAMLALQPQINEDYTI from the coding sequence ATGCACCTTCAGCCTCCACTGTGGATACAACAATATCGCCGCGCTTATTTCGCGGGTGATTTTATCGCCAGCATCATCGTTGCGCTGCTGTTGATTCCACAGGGATTGGCCTACGCCCAATTGGCAGGCTTGCCGCCGATGGCGGGCCTTTTTGCCAGTATTGCTCCACTACTGATTTATGGTTTTTTTGGCAGCAGCATGACGCAGTCGGTTGGGCCGATGGCGATTACTTCCGCCATGACCGCAACAGCCCTCACTCCCCTTGCCGCACCGGGCAGCGCCCAATATTTAATCCTCGCGGCAACGCTAAGTCTGTTATCAGGCCTTTTGCTATCGATCTTTGGCCTACTGAAGCTGGGACAAATCACGCGCTTTTTATCACTACCCGTCGTGCAAGGCTTTAGCGCGGGGACGGCACTACTGATTGCACTGGGCCAAGTGGGTGGACTTGTAGGTACAGTGTGGCGCGGTGACACCCTACCCGCTTTAATGCAGCAATTACCAAATGCGTTAAATCATCTTCAAGTTAGCAGCCTTGCTTTTGGTCTCAGCAGTCTGCTACTGATGTGGCTCAGTGGCGCGCCTAGCGCCTCTCTACTTCGCTACTTAGGCATTAACAGTCAACACGCCGACTTGGCTAGCAAAGTATTGCCCTTACTAACCATGCTGCTGATTGGCCTCGCTCTCGCGTCACACGGCGGACATGCCGAGATTAAAACCTTGGGCAACTTAAACTCACTCGACTTCAAGCTGCAATCCTTCAGCTTTGCCCCCGGTACGCTGCAATCATTATTCATGCCAGCGCTATTAATTGGTTTGGCAGGATTTTTACAAAGCATCACCGTCGCGCAATCAATCGCCAACTCACGTCAACAACACATTGACGCTAATCGTGAACTACTGGCACTCGGTAACTGCAATATCGCAGCCGCAGCCGTCGGCGGCATGCCGGTAAGTGGCGGCTTTTCGCGCACCGTCGTAAACACCAATGCTGGCGCGCAAACACCACTGGCCGGCATGTTATCGGCAATCTGGATCATCGTCGCAATCTGCTTGCTATTACCCTTGCTCAGCTACCTACCCACTGCACTGCTCGCGGCTACGATTATTTTGGCGACCAGCAAAATGATCTCACTAGCGCAACTCAAGCTGGCTTGGCAATTCGATCGGCGGGATGGCATTGCGTGGATAATGACTTTCGCTGGTGTGCTGCTCACCGGCCCAATGACCGGCATCGCCGTTGGCGTGGGCATTGCGATTTTGCTGTATTTACTCCGTAGCCAGCAGCCTCACATCGCCGTGGTAGGTCGCGTTCCACAGAGCGAACACTATCGAAATGTGCTGCGCCATCAGGTTGAAACCACGCCGAGTATCACCGCCATACGCATTGACGAAAATCTCTTCTTTGCCAATATTTCCACCATCTTGGGAAAAATTGATGCCGAGCTAGCGCAGCGAGCTGAAACGAGTGATTTAGTCTTGATTTTGTCTGCAGTGAACAATATCGACTTTAGCGCCGTTAATGCGCTAAAAAGTTGGCTAGCACAACTAAACAACAAGGGTATTGCCCTGCACTTGGCCGAAGTAAAAGGCCCGGTGCTAGATACCCTAAAGCATGGTGATTTTTTGCAGCAACTACAAAACCCACCGTTCATTTCCACTCATGCTGCAATGTTGGCGCTACAACCGCAGATCAACGAAGATTACACCATATAG
- a CDS encoding ABC transporter ATP-binding protein has product MALLTVENIQIAFAARNVVNDLSFSLQEGEIACLLGASGCGKTTVLRAIAGFESLQAGAITLAGQVVSSGSQMTAPQQRGIGMVFQDYALFPHLTVAGNVAFGLKALSKDEQAARVNKMLSLVGLADLGGRYIHELSGGQQQRVALARALAPQPRLLLLDEPFSNLDVELRERLGQEVRAILKETGTTAILVTHDQREAFAVADQIGVMFDGQIRQWGTPYDLYHEPVDRCVANFIGEGVLLPARLTAPQCIEFELGQICRTAPVSCCVGCEMEVLIRPDDIQHNDGSELKAKVLAKAFRGAQFMYTLGLPSGQTLLSLVPSHHNHAIGEDIGIELEMDHLIVFKK; this is encoded by the coding sequence ATGGCTTTATTAACTGTAGAAAATATCCAAATCGCTTTTGCTGCGCGCAATGTGGTTAACGATCTGTCTTTTTCGCTGCAGGAAGGTGAAATCGCTTGCCTATTGGGTGCGTCGGGCTGCGGCAAAACCACGGTACTGCGCGCGATCGCCGGGTTTGAATCACTGCAAGCGGGGGCAATCACGCTCGCTGGACAGGTGGTTTCGAGCGGCTCGCAGATGACTGCGCCGCAACAGCGCGGTATAGGCATGGTGTTTCAGGACTATGCGCTGTTTCCACACTTAACCGTGGCGGGCAATGTGGCTTTTGGCTTAAAAGCTTTGAGCAAAGACGAGCAGGCGGCTCGCGTGAATAAAATGCTCAGTTTGGTGGGCTTGGCCGATTTGGGTGGGCGTTATATTCATGAGCTTTCGGGTGGGCAGCAGCAGCGCGTTGCTTTGGCGCGCGCTTTAGCGCCGCAGCCACGGCTTTTGCTGCTCGATGAGCCCTTTTCCAATCTAGACGTTGAATTACGAGAGCGCTTAGGCCAAGAAGTGCGCGCGATTTTAAAAGAAACCGGCACAACGGCGATTTTGGTGACGCACGATCAGCGCGAGGCTTTTGCGGTGGCCGACCAAATTGGCGTGATGTTTGACGGGCAAATTCGCCAATGGGGTACGCCCTATGATTTGTATCATGAACCTGTTGATCGCTGCGTCGCCAATTTTATTGGCGAAGGCGTTTTGCTGCCTGCGCGCTTAACTGCGCCGCAGTGTATTGAATTTGAGCTTGGCCAGATTTGCCGCACCGCGCCAGTATCATGCTGCGTGGGGTGTGAGATGGAAGTGCTGATTCGCCCTGATGATATTCAGCACAACGATGGTAGTGAACTGAAAGCCAAAGTGCTGGCCAAAGCGTTTCGTGGCGCGCAGTTTATGTACACCTTAGGCTTGCCATCGGGGCAGACGCTACTCTCCTTAGTACCTAGCCACCATAACCACGCGATTGGCGAAGATATTGGTATTGAGCTAGAAATGGATCACTTGATTGTGTTTAAAAAATAA
- a CDS encoding iron ABC transporter permease has product MRFSSLRGVLYAMPIALLTLIPLLVVLGSFLHPQPEVWTHLSEYVLPDVIKNTLILLLGVGVGVLLLGVPLAWFTSVCDFPGRKFFSWALMLPLAMPAYVLAFVQVGLLDFTGPVQTLIRDLTGDSSWFPRIRSTGGVVLVLTLAFYPYVYLLARNAFLTQGKRALEAAQMLGLSRQQGFWQVALPMARPWLIGGLTLALMETLADFGTVAIFNFDTFTTAIYKSWFALFNLPAASQLASLLVLFVLVLVLLEHWARGARQYHGRIVAAERIVLRGWHRYTAVVLCSSVLLIAFIIPMIQLLFWASTIWQEDLDGRYFGFTLRSMMISLLAALIVATLALLLVFIQRRFQGRGTRWLVRIATLGYAVPGSVLAVGVFLPIAWLDNLLIPIAQSMGFATYQILKGSVAVMLLALAARFMAVAFQPIESAMQRISRNQEDAARSLGLNQRQLLWRLHLPLLRGGVLTAVLMCFVDVMKEMPITLMTRPFGWDTLAVRVFEMTSEGMWANAALPSLMIVLTGLIPVILLVLKSEK; this is encoded by the coding sequence ATGCGCTTTTCATCGTTGCGTGGTGTGCTGTACGCCATGCCGATTGCTCTGTTGACCCTCATTCCCTTATTGGTGGTACTGGGCTCTTTTTTGCATCCACAACCAGAAGTGTGGACGCATTTAAGCGAGTATGTGCTGCCCGATGTGATTAAAAATACGTTGATTTTATTGCTGGGCGTGGGTGTCGGGGTGCTGTTGCTGGGCGTGCCCTTGGCGTGGTTTACCTCGGTGTGTGATTTTCCCGGGCGAAAATTCTTTAGCTGGGCCTTGATGCTACCGCTGGCCATGCCCGCGTATGTGCTGGCGTTTGTGCAAGTGGGTTTGCTCGATTTTACCGGCCCAGTGCAAACGCTGATTCGCGATTTAACCGGCGATTCGAGCTGGTTTCCGCGTATACGCTCCACGGGCGGCGTGGTCTTGGTGCTGACTTTGGCTTTTTACCCCTATGTGTATTTATTGGCGCGTAATGCCTTTCTCACGCAAGGTAAGCGTGCGCTCGAAGCGGCGCAAATGCTCGGTTTATCGCGCCAGCAAGGTTTTTGGCAAGTCGCTTTGCCGATGGCGCGACCTTGGTTGATTGGCGGTCTGACATTGGCTTTGATGGAAACACTGGCCGATTTTGGCACGGTGGCGATTTTTAACTTCGATACCTTTACCACGGCGATTTATAAATCGTGGTTTGCGCTGTTTAATTTACCCGCGGCATCGCAATTGGCGTCGTTGCTAGTGCTGTTTGTGCTAGTGCTGGTGTTGCTTGAGCATTGGGCGCGCGGAGCGCGGCAATATCATGGTCGTATCGTTGCGGCCGAGCGCATTGTGCTGCGCGGTTGGCATCGCTATACCGCAGTCGTTTTGTGCTCTAGCGTGCTGCTGATCGCCTTTATCATTCCGATGATTCAGCTGCTATTTTGGGCGAGCACCATTTGGCAGGAAGACCTTGATGGTCGCTATTTTGGCTTTACCTTGCGCTCAATGATGATTTCGCTGTTGGCCGCTTTGATTGTTGCGACCTTAGCGCTCTTGCTAGTGTTTATTCAACGCCGCTTTCAAGGGCGCGGTACGCGCTGGTTGGTACGAATTGCGACTTTGGGCTATGCGGTGCCAGGCTCAGTCTTGGCGGTCGGCGTGTTTTTGCCGATTGCTTGGCTCGATAACTTACTGATTCCAATTGCGCAAAGCATGGGTTTTGCCACCTATCAAATTTTAAAAGGCTCGGTCGCCGTGATGTTGCTGGCTTTGGCGGCGCGCTTTATGGCGGTGGCGTTTCAGCCGATCGAGAGCGCAATGCAGCGTATTAGCCGCAATCAAGAAGACGCAGCACGATCTTTGGGGCTGAATCAGCGGCAATTATTGTGGCGACTGCATTTGCCATTGCTGCGTGGCGGGGTGTTGACTGCGGTGTTGATGTGCTTTGTCGACGTGATGAAGGAAATGCCGATTACGCTGATGACGCGCCCCTTTGGCTGGGATACCTTGGCGGTGCGCGTATTTGAAATGACGTCGGAAGGCATGTGGGCGAATGCCGCTTTGCCCAGTTTAATGATCGTGCTAACTGGCTTGATTCCGGTGATTTTGCTCGTATTGAAATCTGAAAAATAA
- a CDS encoding extracellular solute-binding protein has translation MKKFALTAVALSLLAGLAQAETVTVYSSRNEQLIKPLFDAYTKETGVEVKVLTDKEGPLMARLQAEGGNTPADMLITVDAGNLWQASNMGLLKTVKSKTLETNIPAHLRDAKNQWFGLSVRARTMIYNPSLIKADQLSTYEDLADPKFKGKLCLRTSKKVYNQSLVAMMIAQQGEAKTEQIVKGWVANLATDVFPDDTKLIEAVAAGQCAVGVVNTYYLGRVLDKLPADKREAYGAKLFWANQKTNGTHVNISGAGVTRYAKNEAGAVKLMEWLSSEKAQNLYADKDMEFPANPKVKADVLVSSWGPFKQNLINMSKAGELQGAAVKLMDRAGYK, from the coding sequence ATGAAGAAGTTTGCTCTCACTGCTGTTGCGCTGTCTTTGTTGGCTGGTTTGGCACAAGCTGAAACGGTAACGGTTTACTCATCGCGCAATGAGCAATTGATTAAGCCGCTGTTTGACGCCTACACCAAAGAAACTGGCGTTGAAGTGAAAGTTCTGACTGATAAAGAAGGCCCGCTGATGGCGCGCCTGCAAGCTGAAGGCGGCAATACGCCTGCTGATATGCTGATTACGGTGGATGCCGGTAATCTGTGGCAAGCATCGAATATGGGTTTACTGAAAACAGTAAAATCTAAAACGCTAGAAACCAATATCCCAGCGCATTTGCGCGACGCTAAAAACCAATGGTTTGGTTTGTCAGTGCGCGCTCGTACGATGATTTACAACCCAAGCCTGATCAAAGCTGACCAATTATCGACTTACGAAGACTTGGCCGATCCAAAATTCAAAGGCAAGTTGTGTCTGCGTACCAGCAAGAAAGTTTACAACCAGTCTTTGGTTGCGATGATGATCGCTCAGCAAGGCGAAGCTAAAACAGAACAAATCGTAAAAGGCTGGGTTGCTAATTTGGCCACAGACGTATTCCCAGACGACACCAAATTGATCGAAGCCGTTGCTGCTGGCCAATGTGCTGTGGGTGTGGTGAATACCTACTACCTTGGTCGTGTGCTGGATAAATTGCCAGCAGACAAACGTGAAGCTTACGGCGCGAAATTGTTCTGGGCGAATCAAAAAACCAACGGTACGCACGTGAATATCTCTGGCGCGGGTGTAACGCGTTATGCGAAAAATGAAGCGGGCGCGGTTAAATTGATGGAATGGTTGTCGTCTGAAAAAGCGCAAAACTTGTACGCTGATAAAGACATGGAATTCCCTGCAAATCCAAAAGTAAAAGCTGACGTATTGGTGAGCAGCTGGGGCCCATTCAAGCAAAACCTGATTAATATGAGCAAAGCTGGTGAATTGCAGGGTGCTGCTGTTAAACTGATGGACCGTGCTGGTTATAAATAA
- a CDS encoding recombination-associated protein RdgC translates to MLWFRNLQIYRLAADHALSAVSIQAELAKRPFVACGSMDMESNGWVPPARHEPTLMALERQNAVLVSLKTEEKVLPAAVIKDELDYRVQQIEAAESRKVGRKEQRELKDRIIEELTPRAFTRSRIQRALLDLENGIVIVDAASAAKAEFLLSTLRETLGSLPTRIIDTEISPCAAMTEWLSSETPDAFSLGQDAELKTPGDDGSIARFKRQVMDCDEVRQHLEVGKVVTRLALAFGERLTFTLTDALEIKSLAMLDVLKDELKDMDAETQDALFESQYALLVGELRGFIPELLAALGGETQR, encoded by the coding sequence ATGCTTTGGTTCCGTAATCTACAAATTTATCGTTTAGCCGCTGATCACGCCTTGAGCGCGGTCAGTATTCAAGCCGAATTAGCCAAACGCCCTTTTGTAGCGTGCGGCAGCATGGATATGGAATCGAACGGCTGGGTGCCGCCAGCTCGTCATGAACCCACTTTAATGGCGCTTGAGCGCCAAAATGCCGTTCTGGTGTCGCTAAAAACCGAAGAAAAAGTTTTGCCCGCCGCCGTCATCAAGGACGAGCTCGATTACCGGGTACAGCAAATTGAAGCGGCCGAGAGCCGCAAAGTCGGTCGTAAAGAGCAGCGCGAACTGAAAGATCGCATTATCGAAGAGCTCACACCGCGCGCCTTTACCCGCTCACGCATTCAGCGTGCGCTGCTTGATTTGGAAAACGGCATTGTCATTGTTGACGCCGCCAGCGCAGCCAAGGCCGAGTTTTTATTATCCACGCTGCGCGAAACCTTGGGCAGCTTGCCAACGCGCATCATCGACACCGAAATCAGCCCCTGTGCTGCGATGACCGAATGGCTCAGCAGCGAAACACCAGATGCATTCTCGCTCGGCCAAGACGCCGAATTGAAAACGCCGGGCGACGACGGCTCGATTGCGCGCTTTAAGCGCCAAGTGATGGATTGCGACGAAGTGCGCCAGCATTTAGAAGTTGGCAAAGTGGTGACGCGCTTGGCGCTGGCCTTTGGCGAACGCCTAACCTTTACCCTCACCGACGCGCTAGAGATCAAATCGCTCGCGATGCTTGACGTATTGAAAGACGAACTCAAAGACATGGACGCCGAAACGCAAGACGCTTTGTTCGAATCACAATACGCCTTGCTGGTGGGCGAGCTGCGCGGGTTTATTCCTGAATTACTCGCCGCACTGGGTGGCGAAACACAACGCTAA
- the dusA gene encoding tRNA dihydrouridine(20/20a) synthase DusA, with protein MSNQPNTAIQLPSRRFCIAPMLDWTDRFYRYFARKLSQHTWLYTEMVNTGAILHGDKMRHLRFDAAEHPIALQLGGSEPSDLARCAKIAEDWGYDEVNLNVGCPSERVQSGSFGACLMLEPQLVADGVKAMRDACQIDVTVKHRIGIDKVEDYAFVRDFVGQISEAGCQTFIVHARNAILKGLSPKENREIPPLKYDYAYQLKRDFPNLEIIINGGITTIEQSLDHLNHVDGVMVGREAYHNPWVLTEVDAQIYGQVAREQTRRGAMENMRGFIEAELASGTPLRFIARHILGLYQGQYGARQWRRMLSDATLLKNADWRLIEQALDQIENSVALREPK; from the coding sequence ATGTCAAATCAACCCAATACAGCTATCCAGCTCCCCTCGCGCCGCTTCTGCATCGCACCGATGCTCGATTGGACCGATCGGTTTTACCGTTACTTTGCGCGCAAGTTGAGCCAGCACACTTGGCTGTATACCGAGATGGTAAACACTGGGGCGATTTTGCATGGCGATAAGATGCGCCATTTGCGCTTTGACGCCGCCGAGCATCCGATTGCTTTGCAATTAGGCGGCAGCGAGCCGAGTGATTTGGCGCGTTGCGCGAAGATTGCCGAAGATTGGGGTTATGACGAAGTCAATTTAAACGTTGGCTGTCCGAGTGAGCGCGTGCAATCGGGCTCGTTTGGCGCTTGCTTAATGTTAGAGCCGCAATTGGTGGCCGACGGCGTTAAAGCGATGCGCGATGCTTGCCAGATCGATGTGACTGTCAAACACCGCATCGGCATTGATAAAGTCGAAGACTATGCCTTCGTGCGCGATTTTGTTGGCCAGATTAGCGAAGCGGGCTGCCAAACTTTTATTGTGCATGCACGCAATGCAATCTTAAAAGGCTTGAGCCCCAAGGAAAACCGCGAAATACCGCCGCTGAAATATGATTATGCTTACCAGCTTAAGCGTGACTTTCCGAACTTAGAAATCATTATTAATGGTGGTATTACGACCATTGAACAATCGCTAGATCACCTCAATCATGTTGATGGTGTGATGGTTGGCCGCGAGGCCTATCACAATCCGTGGGTTTTGACTGAGGTCGATGCGCAGATTTACGGCCAAGTAGCACGCGAGCAAACTCGCCGTGGCGCAATGGAAAATATGCGCGGTTTTATCGAAGCGGAATTGGCCAGCGGTACGCCACTGCGTTTTATTGCGCGCCACATCCTTGGTTTGTATCAAGGTCAGTATGGTGCAAGACAATGGCGTAGAATGCTATCGGACGCCACACTATTGAAAAATGCCGATTGGCGCCTCATCGAACAAGCACTGGACCAAATTGAAAACAGCGTCGCCCTGCGCGAGCCAAAGTGA
- a CDS encoding retroviral-like aspartic protease family protein: MIKTLAALSLCLSSLTWADDIILIATMGNKGIFQINGQKKTLQAGQQNGQFKVIAIQAESAVVESNGKQRQLQLGQGYTAPGSSNANTSGSLVLTPDERGHYMVDITINQNTQKGVVDTGATHLSMSRTTADMMKLDYKNGQAARSQTANGVIGAWIIKVPQLRLGSITLYDVPTVVRDSNDGSPILIGTSLLNRFQMTRDQSLMILSKKAY, translated from the coding sequence ATGATCAAAACCCTTGCAGCCTTAAGCCTTTGCCTGAGCTCACTCACGTGGGCGGACGATATTATTTTGATTGCCACGATGGGCAATAAAGGTATTTTCCAGATCAATGGGCAGAAAAAAACGCTGCAAGCGGGCCAGCAAAATGGCCAATTTAAAGTGATCGCCATTCAAGCCGAATCGGCCGTCGTTGAAAGCAATGGCAAACAACGGCAATTACAACTTGGCCAAGGTTACACCGCGCCTGGTAGCAGCAACGCCAATACCAGCGGCAGCTTGGTTCTAACGCCTGACGAGCGCGGGCATTATATGGTTGACATTACGATCAACCAGAACACGCAAAAAGGCGTGGTCGATACGGGTGCAACGCATTTATCGATGTCGCGCACCACGGCCGACATGATGAAATTGGATTACAAAAATGGCCAAGCGGCGCGTTCGCAAACCGCGAATGGCGTGATCGGCGCGTGGATTATCAAAGTGCCACAGCTTAGACTGGGCAGCATTACGCTTTATGATGTGCCAACCGTCGTGCGCGACAGCAATGACGGCAGCCCCATTTTGATCGGCACCAGCTTGCTCAATCGCTTTCAAATGACTCGCGATCAAAGCTTGATGATCTTAAGCAAAAAAGCATACTAG
- the rdgB gene encoding RdgB/HAM1 family non-canonical purine NTP pyrophosphatase, with the protein MKKIVLASNNAGKLKEFALLFAPLSIEIIAQGQLGVPECPEPYETFVENALAKARHAAKITGLPALADDSGLCVHALGGAPGVYSARYAGEPKSDARNNEKLLSELKNHPERSAWYYAALVLVRSENDPQPLIADGVCRGEIANELIGDGGFGYDPLFWLPQFNKTVAQISANEKAQISHRAKALKVLMAKLEETGL; encoded by the coding sequence ATGAAAAAAATCGTTCTCGCCAGCAACAATGCCGGCAAACTCAAAGAATTCGCCCTGTTATTTGCGCCACTGAGCATCGAGATTATCGCGCAAGGCCAGTTAGGCGTCCCAGAATGCCCAGAACCTTACGAGACTTTTGTTGAAAACGCGCTGGCGAAAGCACGGCACGCGGCAAAAATCACCGGTTTACCCGCTTTGGCCGATGATTCTGGCCTGTGCGTTCATGCACTAGGTGGCGCGCCGGGCGTGTATTCTGCGCGCTATGCAGGCGAGCCCAAATCGGATGCGCGCAATAACGAGAAGCTGCTGAGTGAATTAAAAAATCACCCAGAGCGCAGCGCTTGGTATTATGCGGCCTTGGTGTTAGTGCGTAGCGAGAACGACCCACAACCTTTAATCGCCGACGGCGTGTGCCGTGGAGAGATTGCGAATGAGCTAATCGGCGATGGCGGTTTTGGCTACGATCCACTCTTTTGGTTGCCTCAGTTTAATAAAACCGTTGCACAAATTAGTGCCAATGAAAAAGCGCAAATTTCGCACCGAGCCAAGGCGCTGAAGGTTTTAATGGCCAAACTTGAGGAAACCGGCTTATGA
- the hemW gene encoding radical SAM family heme chaperone HemW: MQTISLSQLGSSGLNALPPLALYIHFPWCVKKCPYCDFNSHAVKDANHPSGLPEDQYIAALISDLESNLPQVWGRPVTSIFMGGGTPSLFSAASMDRLLEAIRARVKLNPDAEITLEANPGTFEIDKFAGYATAGINRLSIGIQSFNPEHLSALGRIHNRDEALRAVEIAHKHFGNFNLDIMYALPKQTLAQAQADIRLAIECGSAHLSAYHLTLEPNTLFHRYPPALPDDDLAADMQEMIEAELASAGFEHYETSAFAKPGKRSQHNLNYWQFGDYLGIGAGAHGKISFHDKIIRQARYKQPTEYLAKMAAGNAIQTETVVEKDELPFEFMLNLLRLTEGFPLALFQERTGLPQSKIFTELERACSEGLLERDLHWVKPTEKGQRFLNVLMERFLP, encoded by the coding sequence ATGCAAACTATTTCGCTTAGTCAGCTTGGCTCTTCGGGCTTAAACGCCCTGCCGCCGTTGGCGCTGTATATCCATTTTCCGTGGTGCGTCAAAAAATGTCCGTATTGCGACTTTAATTCGCACGCGGTCAAAGATGCTAACCACCCCAGCGGCCTACCCGAAGATCAATACATTGCCGCGCTGATTAGCGATTTGGAAAGCAATCTGCCTCAAGTGTGGGGCCGCCCGGTAACGAGTATTTTTATGGGCGGCGGCACGCCGAGTTTGTTTTCCGCCGCCAGCATGGATCGCCTTCTAGAGGCGATTCGCGCGCGAGTAAAGCTGAACCCCGACGCTGAAATCACGCTCGAAGCCAACCCGGGCACGTTTGAAATCGACAAATTTGCCGGCTACGCCACGGCGGGGATTAATCGGCTGTCGATTGGCATTCAAAGCTTTAACCCTGAGCATTTAAGCGCCTTAGGCCGCATACATAATCGTGATGAAGCATTGCGCGCGGTTGAAATTGCACACAAGCACTTTGGCAATTTCAACCTCGACATTATGTACGCGCTGCCTAAGCAAACACTGGCGCAGGCGCAGGCCGATATTCGCCTTGCCATTGAATGCGGCTCTGCGCATTTGAGCGCGTATCATTTAACGCTGGAACCCAATACGCTGTTTCATCGCTACCCACCCGCCCTGCCCGACGATGATCTGGCGGCGGATATGCAGGAAATGATCGAAGCAGAACTGGCCAGCGCGGGGTTTGAGCATTACGAAACCAGCGCCTTCGCCAAACCCGGCAAACGCAGTCAGCATAATTTGAATTACTGGCAGTTTGGCGACTATTTGGGCATCGGCGCTGGCGCGCACGGCAAAATAAGCTTTCACGACAAAATCATTCGCCAAGCGCGCTACAAACAGCCGACCGAATATCTGGCCAAAATGGCCGCCGGCAATGCCATTCAGACCGAAACGGTGGTCGAAAAAGATGAGCTACCGTTTGAATTTATGCTTAATCTGCTGCGCTTAACCGAAGGCTTCCCGCTCGCGCTGTTTCAAGAGCGCACCGGTTTGCCGCAGAGCAAGATTTTTACCGAACTCGAGCGCGCCTGTAGCGAAGGTTTACTCGAACGTGATTTACATTGGGTCAAGCCAACTGAAAAAGGCCAGCGCTTTTTGAATGTATTAATGGAAAGATTCTTACCCTAG
- a CDS encoding flavin reductase family protein, with protein sequence MEWPVATLSPSEKYNLITDCVVPRPIAWVTSSDANGKINIAPFSYFNIVSSEPMIVSLSVNRRMGQGGGSEQKDTALNLIHGGDCVIHIPSHDHAPAVHATGSGTPPSQEQIDSLGLQFAPAQTVKAPRIDDCGVALEGRFLQQIEVGSPVVADLILIEIVHIYAADDLLHNGRVHPEPYAIAASKKP encoded by the coding sequence ATGGAATGGCCCGTTGCGACTTTGTCGCCGAGTGAAAAATACAATTTGATTACCGACTGCGTCGTTCCGCGCCCGATTGCGTGGGTCACCAGCAGCGATGCAAACGGCAAAATCAATATCGCGCCATTTTCCTACTTTAATATTGTGTCGAGCGAACCAATGATTGTGTCGCTCAGCGTCAATCGCCGCATGGGCCAGGGCGGCGGCAGCGAGCAAAAAGACACTGCGCTTAACCTCATTCATGGCGGCGACTGCGTGATTCATATTCCATCGCACGATCACGCGCCTGCGGTACACGCAACTGGATCAGGCACACCACCATCACAAGAGCAAATCGATAGCCTTGGCCTACAATTTGCACCAGCACAAACCGTTAAAGCGCCACGCATCGACGATTGCGGCGTCGCGCTCGAAGGCCGTTTTTTGCAGCAGATTGAAGTCGGCAGCCCCGTGGTCGCGGATTTAATTCTGATCGAAATCGTCCATATTTATGCCGCCGACGATTTGCTGCACAATGGGCGAGTTCACCCAGAACCATATGCAATTGCTGCCAGTAAAAAACCCTAA